In Apis mellifera strain DH4 linkage group LG1, Amel_HAv3.1, whole genome shotgun sequence, the sequence tataataaaaatataataaaaatataatatcatattattattgaatgaattattatatataccttgagataaaatgataattttagtcCCATTTGCAGTCTTTTCCTCTTGCCATAATGCATGACAAAAATTAGTAcatgtttcaaatttaatattatcatttttctataaaaaaattaaattattttattatatttaaatatatctaagaaCCAATTTAACtgtaaaaacatataatattaaacttactgcagtatgaattatattactgTCATTGAGAAAATCTTCAGGTACACTAGgtgtattttgttttaatggaaaattttcattattctttttcctgCTGGCACATATTCTAATGGCACTGATGGGTACTGAGTTTATCCCATATAGTAGTACGATGAATGTAATTGATACAATGGCTTTCATTGTGCCTCAGCAGGCCTCTTGAACTTGAACACTTCAAAGGAAGCGTTGCTTCTCAAGAACTGGCATCTTTGATTATAACATCATATATTGCTGCCATGtgcacaatataatatattcatctgtttattatatatgattcaaatatatttattataataataagattactaTAATCATgagattttaaagtaaaagataaaaacatattttttttttttaacaaaaataaaaaattaatttattaaaagattttttagatattaagaaattgatataaatactaataagtaaaagaaaatagatgcaatacaaaatattaatatattataaaatttttattctgcagaggaaaaagaaattttattagtagtgcaaatattagtaaataatatgaattacaaatttcatggaattttcgtagtaaaaattattgcagCGATAAgagtacaataaaaaaaaaaaaaaagtaatcgcaaaaaattagttttatataattatatgagaaagattgaaattttcatggaATTGAATATGCTGCACATGTAgatgtatataaaaagaatcataatacatgctgtaaaaaaaataaagaattacaaaatgaaatgaaaaagaaaaaagtttcacAGGATGCATTACAAGCAAATTAAAAGAAGTGTACTTACATTTTAAGGAAGagagttttcaaattttttaattgaaaattttgaaaaaatatatcgaatatcaataaaaacatTGCACATATTTgctaaataatatgaaatgtttttttcttttttttttttttttttttttttttttttacaataaatattgaatcaacATTAACACATTTGACATACAACCCGTATccattaaattgtaattcattCACGTGTTCGCAAAGACAACATAAAACGTCAGATTTGTATCATTGTAAAAGACAATATTAAGTTGTTATTGATAttgttacataaaatatatatatataaatacatattgatttattaaatttttttatttttattttgttttaattgatataagaaatataagaaataatcttcattatgatatttaataatcaatatattgttgttgaaacatttaatatgaaagaataaagaaaataattttctataattttcttgtcagtaaagtaaatttttttatatgttaaatataagtttaaaatttaattaaaatctttgaaatagaaataatgattaGCTGATATGGTATCGATATAGTCGAAAGTACCCAATAAGAGATTCAGTTTTACTTTAAGAGTTTTCAATCTATATTATACAGATTCATATGAGAATATTCGTAACTGAAGACTCATGAATTGGCGCGCAGCGTCTTATTCTGCgtgtttttgatattatatcgtGCAAATGGTGGCTTTCGGGATGTTTTGTTCAacgtttcttaaaaattaatgagtcTCGTTGTACGTCGTGTATAATAGGAATAGAAATAGCGTTTGCTGTTTATTTCTGAACTTGTAAAAGTTTGTCGTCAACATGGTGAAGCttcataagaaattttttgcgGGTGACAAGGTTTTCGCAAAAGTTCGAGGTTATCCACCGTGGCCAGCAAAAGTAAGTTCtgttatagattttataattattctttatatttttgatgaaattaataataatgaatatttatattaaaaatattaatgataataacatttttaattttaatattattaattttttttttatattgcggTATTTTAAGACacgatattgatattaatatattattttaaaatcatgttTATAcgcaaaaatatatgataatttatatacatatacatatatattataatgaagaaaaagtaaattataaaatttttttaaattataagttacaaaaactaaattataaaatttaaaaatttaaaatattttttataattttaaataaagaaaaaatttaattaaatttaactatccataaatgaatatactttataacataagtaatttctcttttttttaggttGAGAAAGTTATTGAtcctaattcaaaaaattcaaaatatagtgTTTATTTTTATGGCACAGGAGAAAcgtgagtttttttttattatactatgtaattttaattattttacttttatatataaattgtgaaataatataaaatatttataataatttttatataaaattttttaaaataatattaaaagttataaaaacaatatatataaaataaaagaataaattaatttttaaatatttactttagtGCTGTGTGTAAAGTGGaagaattatatacttatattgaaaataaagcaaaatttGGCAAACCACttcgaaggaaattttttcatgaagGATTAGTACAGCTAGAACAAGAGCTTAAAAATGACAGAAATAAAGCATCAAATCTTGCTGATCTTAaaggtaaatatataatgtattatgtaataatataatatatatataatataatatatataatgtaataaatatataaaaatttgatatatataaaatgctatatataaattcataatttaatttaattaaagaagctGGAAttgaagaaacaagaaaagaagGCGATAATTTACCAACAGTTAGTGCTGCAGATAGTGACATGGATACAGGATCTCTTGTTattgatgaagaagaaaaaaagaaatctatgaAAAGGAGAACCTTCTCTACTGctgtaatatacatttaattaattagatttattgttaaatgtaAACATACAtaacatgtatatgtatacattttattaggagtattttctcatttatgcaatattttgtaaagaaacaattattgtattgagcactccaataataatttaggaaTTGCcgacaaatatttatcaagattAAATAGTTTGTGCGATTATTCCTTAcacttacatatataatttatatttaaaaaataatatttacttatttatattttgaggtattaaaaaattttttaaaattaggatGCACCTGAAGTGAAGAAAAGACGCGGAAAAGCAAAATCTTTATCTGCATCCACAAGTGATTCAGTAAAACAAGATGCATTGGATTCTCAGGGAGAGGAATCACCTAAAGAAGTTGTAAGTCGTAGCGGTAGAAAAATTAAGCCCAAACGATTTGCTGACTTTTCAAGTTCGGAAGAAACAGATGTTGCAGATAAAAATGGTATATATTGtcaactttatttaattaaactgataaaattttttttataaatattttgtatatattattataaatatattgtagaaCATGGAAGAGGTCGTCCTAAAGTTAAGATTGAAGATTCTAATGATCAAGTAACACCTAGTACAATGCATAAAAAAAGAGCTTTGGAAAGTTAGTATATAAaaagcataaaataaaaacaatgtgttatattaaaattaaattataaagatttaaatatatattttacagaaaaaaataatttagatgaaaCACCTATGTTGGAAGGTACCGTGGTTTCTGGTGCAACATCTTCAGATATCCCGGGACGAGTTCTATTAGCATTAACATTTGCTGGTGAATATGTAGGAATCAAATTAGACATGGATAAACCAAAATCCTTTGAAAGTGAAAAGGCTCGAGCGCAATGGGAATGGTCCACTGCTAGAAATGCAATGAAAATGAAAGCACAATTAGAAAGCGGTGAAATTTTACCAgaacaaataaaagattatctcGATTTTAACGTGCATGTTCCAGATGAAGAAAAACGATTGTTAGCAAAAGATGGTGCACTTCATCGTAAAACAAATAAACTAaggtaataataagaataatattaatttgacaaaatattagattttaattattaatttcagatGGCTTCGTATTGAAGCGCAACTTTTACAGTTGGATGCTCAAATTAAATCCAATCTTGGATTAGATCGAGCATATCCGGATAAGTGTTTGCAAGCAATGGATGAAATGTTATCACTTCCAATTGATCCCTTAATGTTGAAGAAACATCCACATATTGTCGGAACTGTTAAAAGggtaaatgaatataaattatcattttattatataattgattcgttataattattctaattatattcaattcaattttcagtTGCGAAGATATATTGGTAATTTAGCTGATTGGAAATTAAGTGATGAAGAAgaggtataatttttttccccgtaaaatataaaatattttatataatattttttttctcctcttatatttcttcttaaattttatttataggcaatttttaaacaaaaagcgGAACAAATTAGACAAAAATCTGAGCATATATACAACAAGTTTAAAGTAagattaagttaatttaatctttatatttattaaatttatatatatgtgatttatacattcttaatatatttgatataagattttctaatcaaatttatttttatataattacatgctgaaataaataaatatattatacattttcttttaggCTATGTTTACTATACCTGAAGGGCAATCGTTTTGGCAATCATTTTCGGATCAGGTGTTTCATTTCAAAGAATTGACGAAGGATATGCCTGAAGAAAAAGTATTCTCTTTAATGTCTGATCCTGCTTGTCCaggtaaaaatgtaaatttataacacaTTGATTATCAATTTAGTTtactataaatgaattaaaaattttacctatatgtgatttataaaaaatatgtttaacttATTAACATAAACATACAAAagtattactttatattatatattattttataacatatcataaacgatatattaagtaaatatgtatgtatgtatgtatatatgtatgtttgtatatatatattttttttttcatgcaaaatacaataaataatacttatagATGCAACCATATCAGAAGATTTGCCTGCAGATGAAAGCGGTAGTCGACTAGATACAGATGCACCTGCGGTAGTTAAATTGGAAGTGCCTACAAGAAGTGAAACTCCAAAAGAGTCAGAGGCCAAGTAACATAGTGACTTTTTGTATCTGATAATGTGAAAATCATACTTACTTTTTTGTACTAATATAGTACATTACATGAGTGTcttaaagttgaaaaaaaaattcactttttttgCACTTGAATATCACTTTTGGATCAATTTTGAcactacattttattttatgggTTCTCTAGTAAATTATCATAACTCATCTTTCTTGTAATATCTGTAACTAGGAAACccattattatatgaatgaaCAGTTTGTACTCTGTACTCtgttaaaaatgttaagaagattgtttaattatatagcaCCTAAGATTTAGAGTAGatgtcattaattatttactctATTCAATAAcatgtttctttaataattacaatttttttttttgcgtcaTTAAGGCAataccaaaaaaagaaaaaaatatttctgaaaaatatatagatgtcTTTGTTGTTTAACACCATACTAAATTTATCTACTTAAGTAACATCAAATACCAATGtacatataagaaaaaattgcaatactCCTCTATATGTAAAAGTTAGGAACATGACATACTGTAGAGGtcgataataatcataaattggTTGATTTCAatgcaaattttcaataagttattgaaattaacGTTTTGCATTTTCAATCAAGTGTTTTCATAGCACTTTAAAGGCATAATTGAATAtcgttcaaataaataaataaatcgttcaaaaaaataaaaatatatggttTATtacttgtataaaatatttttgaatctcagataaagatttttctttttaaaattcaaacgtGTTCATAAAGCTGCTATTGTTACTGGATTgtacaaattagaaaaatgataatttctaaacatttaaaaaaatacacataaaagactttataataacttatatgtaatttgaagcgaataaatatttatcctaaataaaattttttaggacAGAAATTTTTGAACTCGTATAgcttattgttataaaattacaattgtaatgtaaattatattatgtcttTTATACggtcaaaaaacaaaaaagttataaataaacatttatttgcaTCCAGTACTTTTCCTAATAGCACAATAATTGTTTAACCTCGCACACATTTATcggttgattttatttaaattaagtacggtatttatcttaatataaatgtacttTTGTAAACATTTGTCGAAAAAAAGATACTGTAAaagtaatattgttaataaaaacaaat encodes:
- the LOC552332 gene encoding PC4 and SFRS1-interacting protein; the protein is MVKLHKKFFAGDKVFAKVRGYPPWPAKVEKVIDPNSKNSKYSVYFYGTGETAVCKVEELYTYIENKAKFGKPLRRKFFHEGLVQLEQELKNDRNKASNLADLKEAGIEETRKEGDNLPTVSAADSDMDTGSLVIDEEEKKKSMKRRTFSTADAPEVKKRRGKAKSLSASTSDSVKQDALDSQGEESPKEVVSRSGRKIKPKRFADFSSSEETDVADKNEHGRGRPKVKIEDSNDQVTPSTMHKKRALEKKNNLDETPMLEGTVVSGATSSDIPGRVLLALTFAGEYVGIKLDMDKPKSFESEKARAQWEWSTARNAMKMKAQLESGEILPEQIKDYLDFNVHVPDEEKRLLAKDGALHRKTNKLRWLRIEAQLLQLDAQIKSNLGLDRAYPDKCLQAMDEMLSLPIDPLMLKKHPHIVGTVKRLRRYIGNLADWKLSDEEEAIFKQKAEQIRQKSEHIYNKFKAMFTIPEGQSFWQSFSDQVFHFKELTKDMPEEKVFSLMSDPACPDATISEDLPADESGSRLDTDAPAVVKLEVPTRSETPKESEAK